In the genome of Aedes aegypti strain LVP_AGWG chromosome 2, AaegL5.0 Primary Assembly, whole genome shotgun sequence, the window TGGACACTGGGGGTGGGATTCAGAGAATGTGTAATTGGTTTTTGGGAATGCTGTGAgaaatctggtgattcctaataaactttTACAGTTTATAGGGTATCATGTGAATTCCTATCGGGATATTGtaaatttctgacaaaattttggagatttttgaAAGGATCAAggattattttttagttttttctgcTTGGCTGGTGGTTTTTTATAgcttaaacttaaacttaacgTTCATAAAATCAAAAAACTTATACAGTTTTGTACTATCCAGAGCATGTCTTTTCTTACAAAGACGTAAAGAATACAGTAAtatatttcattgttttttttttgtatccttACACAGTTCTAAGGAAATATCCAGTTATGgaataaaagtcacttatgcgattattgatttcACATGGTTCACAAATATAAATAGTGTGCATTAagcttataaaaaatcattggaaacatTTAAGCGATTTAAATTATGTAGAACGTATGTCACAATTTACATTAcggggctatagattcatagcatagtccaATACTTTAGGAATCTGCTTCAAAGTGGACCGTCCCGAAGTCTGTATGTAATATGATTCCATAAGGATGCAGTAATGACATTCCCATGGTGTTTTCAAAagcaataaatgaaaaataaaatttaaaaaatgggttccgattttggcacggttccgtttttggcaactgaaaatttcgactttgttgccaaaaacggaatcccactgtacttcaaactacaaattaagcttatgaatcgattaaattgcattttgcttaggtggaccatactgcccccacagacaaacagacgtaagtgttacgtctgtttgtctgtgctgccTCTATTGACCCTATCCTGGTTAGCGGAAAATGAGATGgagccttttagaaaaatgtagtttttttcaacattcatgCATATTTTGGAATGGCTATTGTATGTTTcagtaagaataggctcttatacactaaaatcagcaaaaaacggatttgtttacattttggagacctcaattttgaattgttggtcttgattttaTAATTATCGAATAATAGAAGACACCAATGAACTTCACTATTGATGAAGTATTTTAAACTCAACatatcatttaataattttttttatcaacttgatgtgaaaacaatGTCCTGTACGAATATTATATTGAGCCACTTTATCTGATCACTTTAGGCTAAACAAAAATTAAGGCCTAATCGGTGATTTATCTGATTATTATATCTGATGTTCGATAGTTGAGCTATGAATCAgaaaacatttcacaacgaatcAGATAGGTAAAATTAATTAATGTTCGTCTATTGAGTACTTTTACAACTATAATGCAATCAATATAACTTTTTGTACTAACCGTCGCAAGATCCTTCTGACTGAGACCCTTGGCCTGACGGCCCTGCATGATCAGCTTGGAGACGCTATGCGACACATGTTTATGCTTCAGCTCTTCGTGTTCCCGGTCCAGCTTGGCGGTGTTTTTCGGCGCGGTGTGCTGCTTGTTTGTGCCCGCATTATCTTCTCGTGCGTAAGAAATAAGatgaaatttgaagaaaaagaaaacaatcAATAAGAAACAAATCTACCGGTATAAACTATGTGCAAATCGCATGCCGCAGAACGGGTCACCCCTAATtccattaatttaattttagacAACCGGCACCATTTCGGTGTGGCCCGTTCTCCCCTTATTTTGGAATATGGCGAAATCGGATGCAATTGCGACTTTCAATAAGAACCTCGTGGTTGTGAAATAGATAAGCGCAGGAAGCTTTACGTGTCACGATATATTACTTACATTTCTGACTGGTTTCCACGGCAAGACCCTGACGGCGAGCCTGATTCACAGCCGATTCAGTCTTGAGAGATGAGGCCTTTGGGGCCTTTTTACGCAACACGGTCACTGTATCCCAGTCGCTTTCGGACATCTTGTTGCACTTTTTTCTCTCTACGGTAGGTAATAAAATTGCAGCCCGCCAGTCAATTCAATTAAAATGTTCTTCAAATGTTGTGTTTTTACTCTGCAGCTATCAATCAAAGTGACTAGGTAAAGATAAACTTGGATTTCACCACAAAATGTTCAGAAGAAACAATTTACACACTGCATAAAACGAAAAGAGTTTCGACTTTTCTAGAAGTCAGAGAAAAACTGCGAGCCTTTTTTGCTTGTTGGACAGCTAAACTACACACGTATTTGGAAGTGCAACTCAGAGATTGCTAGGATGGGCCGTGCACAAGTTACATCCCTCTTGAAGAGGTCAGCCAGAATGTCTTGCTCCGTACAAAATGTgacaatttttcatacaaaaaataaacgaaaCTGAGGACTCGCACCCCGGTAGTTGTTGCGTAACGTAATACCTGAACGATCGGAGTTCCAAACATGCACTCACCGCACTCAGTGCGAGTGTTGTGACGTTTAATTGTCAATTTTGTGAGAACtcagcagaaattaattcaGTTCCAGATACACCTCAATGAGAGAAACACGAAAATATCGGGAGGAAATCGCGATTTCGACGAATTTGTCAAAATGTACACAAATCCACAAAATATatcataggccttttcatgtgacagatccgtctatgcatttgtttacatcgatggaggaccggtgctaacacgggcctgtcattttcatagaagaactgtcaaagtgcttcccgatcagctgatttgagacgtcatgtgaacaGGCCTATTgtgacctgagacgagactcgcggagacgtcttctttttctgcgattgctgagtttttttcttattccactctgtgTTTGTATCAAttttgcgcaagccgttcaagctctcacatgaccatctcagcaaaaaacttttgagtttgcatcacatcgaagcATACCAGAAAACGTAGCAGTAATTAAAAATAACTATTCttttgtttagatttatcagcaccTTTGGAGAAATTGCTCCgatgactgaggtttttaataatagttttttttttttgaatacaatacttttcactttttcagccatgaaaacgacgggctgcatttgacgtttcgtgacagtgaAATCtaggctgcatatgacgttgatattgtTCCTCTTcacgagtctctctcagattgTGACCACACGGAGAACAACGAAAATACTAGTTAGTGTACGATATATTACTTCTTCAATAGTATGGCTCTTTTAATCTTtgagaagcttgaaaaatattcaccgAATCATTATTGCGCAGTTCCCACCTTATTGGACCCCGCACTTCAGAAGTGCGGGCGGGTTCATAAGTGCGGAAACGTCAAACGCTTTGTTTTCGCCGTTGGCGGGTAAGAAAAGGCAGTGAATCGGTTTCGCGCCAACGaaaattgtttacgttttagcaaaagcatgtgctctcagcagggttgctagtttgtttgttttatttgtttcacgAAAATTTTTCTTGTAAAACATTTGTAACAGTATGTCAGCCACTTGAAATAAGCTTGGTCGATTATAATTAATTGTGGCAATGATGCAGTCAAGTGCAAATCTGCATTTAAATAGAAAAACCAGTGTCATTTATCCCgtaaatgtacatttgaagaatGGGTATGGATCCATTTGCATGGAAACATATTTGGAACCGCTGCACTATGCTTGGTGACCTTCGAAGTGCAATACACAACTTTCCCAATAATCCGTCTATCAAAGAAAAGCacaatatattttatacttAACCATGCTCATCCGCGATTTATTATTTGTCGTGCTTATGTAGTGAACCACGCTACTCTTGCGACTTATTtaaaataaagtgtcattttgttctGCTCGGTTTCATCATCATATCGTAATCGTgttattcagtatttttcacaattaaaaCCCATTCAAGTAAGCTTCTCTTTTCAATTAAAGTGTTATGTCGTCCAACAATTTCTTTGTCCTTGTCTCAagtgaaattctttgaaataaaaaaaaaacagggaaGTGCTTAACAAACGCCTAAAGATCATCCCTCGCCGTGGTGCCGCCACAATGCCGGTCTTTTCACGATTGTGCCGTGTTCTTCTCGCATCGGAAACTGCATCTTCGAACGATATTTTCCGCAGGAAAGTTGCCACAGGAAACGGCAAAGAACTCGAGAATGAAGTTCGTCTATCATATTCATTTCGGAATTTCGTCGTCATTTTGTCTAGCTTTTCCAGTTTATGGAAGACATCATATATTACGGTCGTCGTGAGCAAAATGGTAGCAACTGTGGCAAATATGCGAAAAAATGGAATTTAGAATGATATTTAAGCCATCCAGTATAATATTTTCTTAGCGTGCACGATGTATTATTTTGAGAAGGTGCTATTATATAACCCGAAAACTTACAGCTACTTGGCGACGTTATTCCTACCTatcttgaacattttattgaaaaaaatgatctagtgatctggatggtatatggtacgataggagtgacgtcacatgtttacaccAAATTCGATGTTTACACCTGTacagagcctgccttgttaatttttatgccgtgattGTGACTTTGCTTGTAAGATGGATCCCACTCGGAGAGGTTTGACAGTTGAAAATCTAACTTTAAGCCTGGTTTGCTGCAGACAAGAAATTTCTTGGTCTAtgttgatgcatgggaaatttcctGTAAGGAATCACCCCTTTTTTCTTATAGCAGTACACAGTACACagatgaaaagaaatgtcagtccAAACGGAAGTTGTTGTAGAAAATTTCGGCAAGGAATcggtgagaaatttcttgagtgATTCATTTTCAGCAGCATATTAGGGTGAATACAGCGCACTGTTCAGAtattacccaagtaacatttcaGCTGAATAACTGAATACTCAGCTATTAATGTTAGTTggataatagggtcctaaagccctgtcccgattttagtgccaaatgcttaagtttaggccaaaaatacatgtttactcaattttctaatgttttccgttggtttaagtccaaaaaacattttttatgttttttttagattttgtcacaccccttggcttaaactcaaattttgggtgtattttgttttccgtgtcctttccgaaatgtcagataggaacaaccccagtgttaaaaataaaacccctgtggtgttttcgtcgactaagcgaatgtcaaacatgatctcaagtgtcaaggttcatttgggtttattcacaaatttcataacgctataaatggccattttcgacacccacccaccccctcataacactttttatatgaatattttataaattttgtatgagccgtaacatcacgaggacacccacccaccccctttagcgttatgaaatttgtgaatggaccctttatggatccaattttaaaattaaagtttaaacatgatatagtcgttatttgagcgggaaaaaatgctaaagtacttgaagtaacatgctctttcgtgttgttaaataaaaacaagattttattacaaATGTTAGGACCCAATTGCGACGCTAGGGGCctgtttaaaaatttcataacgcttaaaGGGGTGGGTGAGTGATCTCAAAATggtacagctcatacaaaactcgtcgaattttcatacaaaaagcattatgagagggtgggtgtcgaaaatggtcattcttggcattatgaaatttgtgaatgaactctAAGGGACACGAAAAAAtatattgcaatttcagagaaaactttCCATTCTACGGtccaacgaaaagctaccgcaacTGTAACATTACTGATTTGTACTGgaaaatcatcagtaggcttcaatgataccttggataccgtcaggatgattgttgtttgttgctattttccataccgttttctctttcaagcatactatgattgcttcaatgatagaatgattcgaagcctgcggtagaactttgacagctgtggtagaactcggcggctaccgcaaaccggaaaattttcttaataaccgtAATATGAAATACGATGAATCggtcatgtaaatttattatTCAGAGATAAGAAATCGCTATCTTGGACGATTCATTGCCAACATGCCTCaagcatcaagataggccaagaataAATTCTAGTAGCAAActagacttgaaatttgcctgtTGGAATGTATTCGTCTATTTCGATGCGAGGGAAATTACTTGTCTGGAATGGTCAAAGAAATCATTCTTCTCAGATTGCAGTACGTGGAAAAATATGCAGTATTAGAGAAAATATGTCATTTCAATTATGGATATCAATAGAATTTTCTAGATGTATGGGAAATTTCGTAATAGACAGGAATATTTTTGAGCAGTGCACGAAATGATTAGTATGATAAGTTGATTAGTACAAACTATACGAGTTTAGTGATTCCAAATCGAACTTGCACATTGCTTTCGCTTTCTAATGAGTATATTCGGATAAGATTGAATTCGGAGTGATTATGAAGAGATACACAATATTGAGGGTACCACAAAGTCACGCAAAGAATGACAGCTCCTTATGGGAGTTTCTAGTGAAATGACCCAAGTAACTaaggagcattatatcattgcttaTATAAAACAGCTgtattgccgtaagcctaccattaaagtagtttaaaagtggaaaagggcccttATATAGTCAAACTAATGCAAGAATGTTTATGAAGCAACcatgcaatagggtcctaaagccctgtcccaatatTAGTGCCAAACGTTTAAGTTtcggccaaaaacacatgtttactatttttttttcgttggtttaagtcttaaaaaacattttttcgtgtttctttagatttcgtcacaccccttggcttgaactcaaattttaggtatattttgttttccgtgtccctttcgaaatgtcagttaggaacaaccccagtgtaaaaactaaaacccctgtggtgtttttgtcgactaagcgaacgtcaaacatgatcaaaagtgtcaaggttcatttatggacccaatttttaaattaaagttcaaacatgatatagccattatttgaacgggaaaaaatgctaaagtagttgcagtaacatcacagacaaacagacgtcacactctcatcatagtccattgaccacctttttaacgatcgattcaaaaatatggtaggtggccaatccaccacccgcagcgctcgcatcgtttttgttcgtgtttgacgtttacacactaccgccatctgttggcctgtcggccaaacacaccaattttagcattgggcgtacatgtcctcgtgactatgattttgatcgagatttgttctaagtgttacgtctgtttgtctgtggtaacatgctctttcgtgttgttaaataaaaacaagatttcattaaaaattttaggtccCAAATTGGGTCAGcaattttttccgctcaaataactGGCTCACGTCTGTAGCAACCAACGTAGTACATCCACCACCTAGGTTCAGTGCAAGCGGCGAACAGCGACAAGCGGCAACTGTTGGCGAAATTTCCTGTACTACTACTTTCGGCCCGACGTTCAAGGACCTCATCTCACCTGTGACGATGGCGCATACCGGTTTGCCAGTGGAAGCAATAACATCATCTACGAGTAACGTGCAGCCAATACCATTGCAGCAATCTACTCCAAGAAGTCTAGCAGCCAATATCATGGGGCCTGCCGTAGTGCTGCCACCAGCTCCGAGTGATGGTCCGTATGTGAACCCCTATCACGGTTTGTCGTTCCCAAACACCTCTTCTATTGCGGTAAGTAACCGACCGACAATTCTGGCAAATGTAGCCGGTAATTTAGGTCAACCGATAGTCAGTGACGGCACTTCAAGGGCTATTTTCGGTGAAACTCACAATCAGCCAACGAGTCGATTTCCTCCAAGCAGCGTGGCAAATCATCCGATAATACCACCAATCAGTTCAGTCCCTATCGGTAGTAATTCTGCCTCCATCCCATTAAATCCTTCACGACCAGGCCTTGTATATCATTCGGTGCTACCAGGCGGCCTGGCACATGCCTCTGCTTTACCAAGTGGCGTTACACACCCTCCCTTGATTTCAAGTGTGCCTGTGATGTCGCAGAGTggcatttcttcttctttctctctACCGCCTGATATGACTCGGGGAATCTACAATTGGTCTTCGCAACAATATCCGGGGATAAGCGTGTCTAGTTATCAAGCTCCAATCTTCTCGATGCCGGGACAATCCAGCATGCCACCACAACAGCTACAAGGTTCGACTTCTCAACAACTGGCTGCTCGCCATGTCGTGCCTAAGGAGCTCCCGCCATTCTCTGGAAATCCGGCAGAATGGCCACTGTTCTGGAGCAGTTTCGACACATCCACACAGATGTGTGGATATACTGATGCTGAAAACTTGATGCGGTTGCAGAGAAGTCTGAAGGGAGACGCTAGACGAGCCGTGAGCTGTTTTTTGCTTCATCCAGCGAACGTAGCCGAGGTGATGAACACCTTACAATCACTCTACGGTCGCCCAGATGCTATCATCCATACACTGTTAAATGAAGTACGAGCCACTCCGTCACCACGACATGATAAGTTGGAGACGTTGATCAACTTTGGACTGGCAGTGAGAAACCTTTGCGTTCATCTTGTAAGTACGAGGCAGAAAATGCATTTAACTAATCCCATTCTACTGCAAGAACTTGTGGAAAAGCTTCCCGCAAATATCAAGCTAGATTGGGCACTCTACAAGCAGCGTGTACTGGTTGCAGATCTACGAGCCTTCGCAGAATACATGAACGTATTGGTCACAGCGGCCAGCAGTGTTACAACTGTGATGGATTCTAGCTGCCAGAAACCTGATCGTCAGAAGGGAAATGGAAAAACCTTTGTGAACCCTCACTTTTCCGATAGTGCATGGTTAGAATGGCGCAGTAAGGATGAAACAACTACAGAGCTCAATGCTTCCGCGGGTAAATTGGATCGTCCGTGTGTGGTCTGCAAAGCCAATGGTCACAAACCGAAAGACTGCGACTCGTTTAAGCATAAAAATCTTGCTGATCGTTGGAAAGTGGCAAACGAAGTGCATCTTTGCAAAAGATGCTTGTATCCACATGGACGCTGGCCTTGCAAAGCCCCAGTATGTGGCGTGAATGGCTGTCAGCAACGTCATCACCGCCTCCTTCATCCTGGAGAGCCACAGTCGGAAGGAACCAGCAGCACTGTCGCTACCACTACGGGAACGGTAGCAGTGCATCGACATTTGCAAAGCAAAACACTGTTCTGCATAGTTCCTGTGCTGTTACATGCGAATGGAAAAACGGTGCAAACATTTGCATTCCTCGATAGTGGTTCTGATTCCACTCTGGTGGAAGACTCGATCGTGAAGCGATTGGGAATTGTGGGTCAGCCGGCTCCCTTGTGTATGCAGTGGACAAACGGAGTAACGCGAATAGAAGAAGGATCTCAGAGTGTTCAGCTTTACATCTCTGAGGTAGACTCAAAAAACGTTTCGTCCTGAATGGTGTGCACACTGTGAAAAGTCTGGGTTTATCCCGACAGTCGTTGGAgttcaagaattttgaaaatgattttcgaCATCTTCGTGGACTTTCCGTTAGAAGTTACGATAATGCGGTTCCTGAAATTCTAGTGGGTCTAGACAACACAAAGGTAAAAACAACGCTGAAATTGAGAGAAGGCAAGCCTGATGAGCCAGTAGCAGCAAAAACTCGCATTGGCTGGGTTGTATTCGGGATCCGGATCCAACAACGAGTCTTCTCACCACGTACTTCACCAGTGCAGCCAGTCCAGTGATATGGCACTTCACGACTTGGTGAAGGATTTCTTCCGTGTGGAAGGAGCTGGAGTGTCATCACCAACTGCTTTGGACTCCGTCGAAGATCGTCGTGCTCGTGAAATCCTCGAGGCTACTACAATTCGGACTTCCAGCGGGCGTTTCCAAACCGGCCTCTTATGGAAGTACGATCAGGTCGAATTCCCAGATAGCAGACCAATGGCGGAGCGTCGTCTACAATGTCTGGAAAGAAGGCTACAGAAATCACCAGAATTGTACTGTAACGTGAAGCAACAGATTGTAGCGTATCAACAAAAAGGATATGCTCACATTGCAACGGACAAAGAGCTGACAGACACGGATCCAAAGCGAGTTTGGTACCTCCCCCTGGGTGTCGTCGTTAACCCGAAGAAACCAGAAAAGGTTCGCGTAGTTTGGGATGCGGCATCGACGGTGCGAGGAGTATCTCTGATTTCGGTGCTATTAAAAGGACCAGATCTACTCGCTTCACTCCCGGCAGTGCTAAGTAGATATCGTCAGAGAGAATGTAACCGTTTGTTACAAATTGTTAGTCCTTTTTTAATTCGtgctattttttatttgtatactGTCACGTTTCTAGTGTTCAGTGGTGTTGGATTAGTATAGGGTTAGTAAATAAAAGGTTAGTAAATGTTATCAATGTTAGTAAATTAtcaaaatgtataaaatatgaTTGTTAGTAAGTTagaaaaattgttaaatttgaattacaaacatgaaaaagttgcatgcaagcTGTGGGTACAAGACAAACATAAACGATAAGTGGGCCAGCAGGCGTATTACACGCAACAGGTGGTAACAACCCCCCAACCCACAATTGAGGAAATTGGGGAGGGGAGGAAAAACAGACAAGAGGATTAGGCCAAATTTAAGAATAGCCATCGCTTCACTTTGTAAAAGGCGTTCGTGTGCTCAAGAACAATTTTGAAAGTGTCCTCAAAGTGTTAAGAAAAGTGAGTGGTAATCGTATAAACTGGGAGAGAAAGTGTATTTCGTCAGGTATGATTGAACCTCAAATCTATTCTAATCTAATGCCTATAACAAATGGCTAGAAAGTTAGTACGGCTAGCTAACTCCTCCCATTACCCTCACAGGACCTTTTTTAACTTACCGCTAAAATTTCGCCATCTTGGCTGGTGTGGCGTGGCCTACCAGCAGCACACGTTTCGGCCTAGTAGACGGAAGTCTGCTAAGCCTAACCCGTCAAGGATCATCGGTGACCTCTGGCCATTTCGGTCATAATTGTAAAGGAGGTCCACAGCTCGGGGTATATACCCCTAAACGTAAAGGAGCTTTCCCCTCTCGGCACGGTCACTCCGGTACCGTCCTGGGCCGTGTCGATTGCCGTCAAAGAGGGACGACGCCTTAGCCAAACCCCTACGGCACTACTTCTACAGTGCCGTCAACGTTACCACCTGTCCGTCAAGCAACAACTCCATCAGCCTGTTAGCAGCATCAGCGAGCGCTCGCAGGACATCAGGAGATCGTCGGCAGCAACCAGAAGCAGAAAGTCGTACCGGTACGTGAAAACCCATTAACACCCACACCCCCACAATAGCTTGCAATAAATTCAGATAACCATAGAAACCCACAATAGTTCAGTTTGCCCAATAAAACCCCATAGCTTCCCATCAAGTCCATTCTTTCAATCCACCCATTTCAATAGCCCTAGTCAGGTGACGGCACACTGCACACTTTGGTCGCGTAGCCCCTCAGCTTACCCAGTAGCAAGCCGACCCTGAGACCCAGCTCGAGGGGTCTCTTGTTACTGAGAGATTGCCCGGTTTATTAATAAGTTACAATTGGCGCCCAACTACAACACGCGAAAGGTAAGCTGAGGAtcgattaaaattaaaaaaatctaacgaTTTTTAATAGGCGGCAGGTGAGTACACAACTTGCACAGTTGTGTAGGATCTTTGCTCTGTTTTGCACCGACCAAAATTGTTCTATTCTCTTAGAAACTTTAAGACATTGGCCGTTCGCGTTTCAGATTCGCTTGAAAGGCAGAAGAAAGTGAAAGTTGTGCCTTGTGAATAGCAGTTAAACTTGCAAAGCAGATTGATCACAAAAAGAGTTACACTTAATGAAGAGTAATTAACAGCAATTGAAAAAGGTCCTGAACGAAATTGAATTAGCCACTACACTACACAAACACTTGAATtacatttatttgaatttttaccCTATTTGTTAGTATCTAAGTTTAttcgtatttattttgaaatttttgaattcgtCTACTATAGCTTTAATCTAGAATtagtatttttgaattttattttgaattattttgtttttacttgaatttgtttgatttttcttgAGCAACATGAATGCTGAATTTGAACTCAAATATCAGTCGATGAATGTAGCCCATCTACTCGTAGATGAGGTGGAGTACGAACTCAAGATACGCCAGGTTCCGTTCAACGTTGGTGATTCTCGTGATGTGAAGCGTCGACGATTGCGTCAGAAACTAAAAGAGCAAAGggagaaaaataattttgaagttgTTTTGGAAATGTCCTCTGAAGAGTGTAAAAGAGATTTGAATATAGTTGACGAAAAGATAGCAAAAATTCGTGATCAGTTAGAGAATAGGAGAACGAAGAAATCAGAATTGCCAGAGTTGCAAACAAGGCTCGTCCATTTGTATGATAGGTTAATGAGATTGAAGGAGAAAGTAGATACAGATGGACTTGAGGGAATTGCTCTAAATCTCTACCAAGAACATTTCACAGTTCTTACATCAGATCCAGATGTGAGGAAAAGGGTAGaggaaaatttaagcaaacaGCTGATAGACTTGAGCGTACAGAATAGATCAGAGGAGAGTACGATGGAAGAAACTGAAGAAGAAAACAGTTCAGAAAGTGAAGATACAGGTAACCAGAATAAGGACAAAAATAAAGAATTGAGTGGTAATACCAGCACTCCCAAAGAAAGACGAAAAAGTAAAAAGGAGAAAGATTCAGAAGAGATGTTTAAAAAGTTATTGGAGCATGTGGACAGCTATCTGGAATCGAGACTTAGTAGCATTAGTGAAGGAAGAAGAAAGGGAGATAGTTCTTGTAGTGAAGAAGTAGGTTTAGAAGAAGCTAGGAAAAGTAGATGGAAAACAATTCGCGGAAAGAATAGGAGAGATAGTTCGTCTGGCGAGGATCAGGAAGAGAATGTTCTTAGAAGCCAACGCCGGCCGGAAAAGGCTGCGAAGAAAAAGAGTAGAAGGGAAGTCAGTCCACCTAAGAGGAGATCTAGGAATCAACGAAGAACAGAATACGAAAAATCAAGTAACGAGGATAGCAGTTCCGGAGAAGAAAGTGAGGAGCCTAATCGAGTACGGAGACGACCACGGTCTGTAGCGGAATGGAAAAT includes:
- the LOC5571047 gene encoding endothelial differentiation-related factor 1 homolog isoform X1 encodes the protein MSESDWDTVTVLRKKAPKASSLKTESAVNQARRQGLAVETSQKYNAGTNKQHTAPKNTAKLDREHEELKHKHVSHSVSKLIMQGRQAKGLSQKDLATKICEKPQIVNDYEAGRGIPNNLILGKIERVIGIKLRGKDIGTPMAPPGKK
- the LOC5571047 gene encoding endothelial differentiation-related factor 1 homolog isoform X2 — its product is MSESDWDTVTVLRKKAPKASSLKTESAVNQARRQGLAVETSQKYNAGTNKQHTAPKNTAKLDREHEELKHKHVSHSVSKLIMQGRQAKGLSQKDLATKICEKPQIVNDYEAGRGIPNNLILGKIERVIGIKLRGKDIGTPMAPPGSN